DNA from Leucobacter aridicollis:
CGCGATCGGCATGTTCGACGCGTTCCTCGACGACGAGGGCGTCGCGCTCTACGGCGTCGAGGCCGCGGGCGACGGCGTCGACACGGAGCGCCACGCCGCCTCGATCGAGCGCGGCCGCCCCGGCGTGCTGCACGGCGCGCGCACCTACGTGCTCCAGGACGAGGACGGCCAGACGATCGAGTCGCACTCGATCTCTGCCGGTCTCGACTACCCGGGCGTCGGTCCTGAGCATTCGTGGCTTGCCGACATCGGGCGCGCGACCTACATTCCGGCGACCGACGACGAGGCGATGCAGGCGCTCCGGCTGCTCAGCCAGACCGAGGGCATCATTCCCGCGATCGAGTCGGCGCACGCCCTCGCAGGCGCGATCCGGATCGGCAAGGAACTCGGACCGGATGCGACCATCGCGGTGAGCCTCTCCGGCCGCGGGGACAAAGACATGGCGACCGCTGGCCGCTACTTCGGGCTGTTCGACGGCACCGAACTTGATGCTGCCGAGGAGGCCGCCGAATGAGCACGTCACGCGTCGAGGCCGCGATCCTTACCGCCAAGCGCGAGCGTAAGGGCGCCCTGATCGGCTACCTGCCCGTCGCGTTCCCGGATCTCGACACGAGTGTTGAGGCCGCGATCGCGATGGCGCGCTCCGGCGTCGATGTCATCGAGTTCGGCGTGCCCTACTCCGATCCGGTGATGGACGGTCTCGTCATCCAGGAGGCGACGCAGACGGCGCTCAAGGCCGGCTTCCGGCTGCCGCAGCTGTTCGAAGCGATCAGCCGCGTCACCGCTGCGGTCGACGCGCCCGTGCTCGTGATGACCTATTGGAACCCGGTCGTGCAGTACGGCGTCGAGCGGTTCGCGCAGGATCTCAAGGCTGCCGGTGGCGCGGGCCTCATCACGCCCGACATCACACCCGACGCCGCCGCCGAATGGATCGAGGTGAGCGAGCGCGTCGGTCTCGACAGGGTCTTCCTCGCCGCGCCGACGTCGACCGACGAGCGCCTGCGGATGATCTCGGAGCAGAGCACCGGCTTCGTCTACACGGTCTCCACGATGGGCATCACCGGCGAGCGCTCGGAACTCGACGCCGCCGCGCGCGTGCTCACCGGGCGGCTGCGGGAGGCGGGGGACAAGCTCGCCTGCGTCGGCATCGGCATCTCGAACGCCGAGCAGGTCGCGTCAACGCTCGACTACGCCGACGGCGCGATCGTTGGCACGGTCTTCGTGCGCGCGCTGCGTGACGGCGGGGTCGACGGCCTCGCCTCCGTGGTTCGCGAGATCGCCCAGGGCACCACCAGCTAGGATTGATCTCGGTGCCGGGGGAGACCGCGGCTAGAGACAAGAGTTCAGCGGCGCAAGCGTCGGGCCCGCGCCCGGCGGTTCGAAGCCGCTAGTGTTTAGATTCGCCCGCGAAAGAGGAGCCAATGATTCTCCCGCTCAGTATCCCGAGCCCCAGCTTCCAGTTCTTTCAGATCGGACCGCTGACCATCCACCTGTACGCGCTGTGGATCATCCTCGGGATCGTTCTCGCGGCGATCTGGACCGGGCGACGGCTCACCGCGCGCGGCGCCGAGCGTGGCGTCGTGCTCGACTTCACGGTGTGGTCGGTGCTCATGGGCATCATTGGCGCCCGCCTGTACCACGTCGTCACCCACTGGGGCTTCTACTTCCAGGAGGGCCGCCAGTGGTGGAACCCGTTTGAGAAGGACGCGATCTGGAACATCTGGGATGGCGGCATCGCCATCTTCGGTGCGCTCCTCGGTGGCGCGATCGGCGTGCTCATCGCGTCGCGCCTC
Protein-coding regions in this window:
- the trpA gene encoding tryptophan synthase subunit alpha yields the protein MSTSRVEAAILTAKRERKGALIGYLPVAFPDLDTSVEAAIAMARSGVDVIEFGVPYSDPVMDGLVIQEATQTALKAGFRLPQLFEAISRVTAAVDAPVLVMTYWNPVVQYGVERFAQDLKAAGGAGLITPDITPDAAAEWIEVSERVGLDRVFLAAPTSTDERLRMISEQSTGFVYTVSTMGITGERSELDAAARVLTGRLREAGDKLACVGIGISNAEQVASTLDYADGAIVGTVFVRALRDGGVDGLASVVREIAQGTTS